Proteins from one Coffea arabica cultivar ET-39 chromosome 8c, Coffea Arabica ET-39 HiFi, whole genome shotgun sequence genomic window:
- the LOC113706662 gene encoding endoribonuclease Dicer homolog 3a isoform X4: protein MGSSQNVKNPLKRSFESMNSMAGITSEAMDVDKNQSLMPTSYQVEIFEVAKRRNTIAVLNSGAGKTMIAVMMIKELGQSLRLNGEKKLIIFLAPSVRLVHQQYEVIKCHTELEVEELFGAKGIDDWHKETWEKAINAHDVLVMTPQILLDALRKAFMSLDVVCLMILDECHHATGNHPYTKIMKDFYHDKFRNKPKIFGMTASPVIRKGVTSTIVSGWQISELESLLDSQIYATENRAELEESVPSAKDVRRFYDPPSSNLELEALKAEIERLREKFDAALLDLQCSLPCQYKDINDKTVMLQERLSCDYATILWCLDNLGLICAYEAIKICIETASNVKEECEAFSSEKALLQYNYFLEEVLSTILKSLPQDHEKLLGVGYNSSATICRGYVSSKVCELLEIFRSFGKDTKVSCLIFVERTITAKVLEQLIKRTACLSHFGVSYMTGNNSLVDALAPKAQKETLESFRVGEVNLLFSTDVIEEGIHVPDCMFVVRFDLPKTVHSYVQSRGRACQLGSQFIVMLERGNIRQMDDLFNLIRSEFSMNNTAVSRDPDACVKKSCLLKEKDTYLMKEKNIYVVEATGASVAADSSVSLLQRYCDKLPGDKYFTPKPMYQYLLVGQSYQCQLTLPPTAAFQTMTGPLCRNTLLSKQLVCLEACKKLHQMGALSDHLLPTSEKPSQSSSHPNCKALASGAGTTKRKELHGTTRIRALSGTWGDKLDGFGFYVYKIDFSCKTEQLYSSFVLLLESKLDDDVGNIEVDLYLISKFVKSTVSACGQIHLDTEQVAKAKCFQELFFNGLFGKLFIKLSGERKLLFQTQETLWDPSNMYLLLPVELLINCSEPWRINWGGIESCVSVVEFFKKHAWISAERSESNRKNMLVHRPDPDGSDAESTIIIHLANTSISLNNLKDIVVVAIHTGRIYSIMAAVDNTSAESPFDANSDAEPSSYSSYADYFNKKYGIVLVHPQQPLLLLKQSHSSHNLLVDFRNEGTSRGKKFDGDSRMAVEKPRCYAHMPPELLDSIDVSHDVLRSFYLLPSILYRLESLMLASQLREEIALNSQNIHIASSLILEALTTVKCNESFSMERLELLGDSVLKYVMSCYLFLKHPKKHEGQLSAQRSRAVCNSTLHKLGTDCKLQNYIRDSPFEPRRWTAPGQHSIWPNHCEHGVDTIEVPLDGKFITEDTKVVVGKCCDRGHRWIGSKTISDCVEALIGAYYVDGGLGAAIELMKWLRIDAELEPALVDEAIKVASLHSYDPKAKDIGILEMKLGYEFRVKGLLLEAITHATEQEQDASFCYQRLEFLGDSVLDILITRHLYQTHSDIDPGELTDLRSASVNNDSFALAAVRQKLHLHLQHCSGFLEDQISAYAKTVSDSCNSTKSLQVTKAPKVLGDLVESIAGAILIDTKLNLDEVWRIFKLLLSPIVTPDKLELPPLRELIEWCDSVGYFLKQICTTKGDLVKAELILQLEDNQLVKEGCGPNRKIAKGQAALLLLKDLEERGILSKRPKEEKEYVSCTSLPSSDGICCLKNEGTDLKFNEKQKIIQVNPGPESGDPQGFDSDRLNIPGFLKDVIGLG from the exons ATGGGTTCCTCACAAAATGTCAAGAACCCTTTAAAAAGAAGCTTTGAAAGCATGAATTCCATGGCTGGAATAACCAGTGAAGCCATGGATGTTGATAAAAATCAAAGCTTGATGCCAACGAG CTACCAAGTTGAGATTTTTGAAGTTGCAAAGAGGAGAAACACAATTGCAGTGTTGAACAGTGGTGCTGGGAAGACCATGATTGCCGTTATGATGATCAAAGAATTAGGCCAATCTCTTAGGCTTAATGGTGAaaagaaattaataattttCTTGGCTCCTAGTGTCCGCCTTGTTCACCAG CAATATGAGGTAATAAAATGTCACACAGAGCTTGAAGTTGAGGAGTTGTTTGGGGCCAAAGGGATTGATGATTGGCATAAGGAGACGTGGGAGAAAGCAATCAATGCACATGAT GTTTTGGTTATGACGCCCCAGATTTTATTGGACGCTCTGAGGAAAGCTTTCATGAGTCTGGATGTTGTATGCTTAATGATTCTAGATGAGTGTCATCATGCCACTGGTAACCATCCTTACACAAAAATAATGAAG GACTTCTACCATGATAAATTTAGAAACAAGCCAAAGATCTTTGGTATGACTGCATCACCAGTAATTAGGAAAG GTGTAACATCCACCATAGTCTCTGGGTGGCAAATATCAGAACTTGAAAGTCTTTTggattctcag ATTTATGCAACAGAGAACAGGGCAGAGTTGGAGGAATCTGTCCCTTCTGCCAAAGATGTTCGTAGATTTTATGACCCTCCATCATCAAATTTGGAATTGGAAGCATTGAAGGCAGAAATTGAGCGTCTACGGGAGAAG TTTGATGCTGCTTTGCTTGATTTGCAATGCTCCCTCCCATGCCAGTACAAAGATATTAATGATAAAACTGTGATGTTGCAAGAGAGGTTGTCGTGTGATTATGCAACTATTTTGTGGTGCCTTGACAATCTTGGCCTTATATGTGCATATGAG GCTATTAAAATCTGTATAGAGACTGCCTCTAATGTTAAGGAAGAGTGTGAAGCTTTCTCATCTGAGAAAGCTTTACTGCAGTATAACTATTTTCTTGAGGAAGTACTATCAACAATTCTGAAATCATTGCCTCAAG ATCACGAGAAGCTTCTAGGTGTTGGATATAATTCTTCAGCTACTATATGTAGAGGCTATGTCTCTTCAAAAGTATGTGAGCTTTTGGAGATATTCAGATCATTTGG GAAAGATACTAAAGTGTCGtgtctcatttttgttgaaagAACTATAACAGCAAAAGTACTTGAGCAACTCATTAAGAGAACTGCATGCTTGTCTCATTTTGGGGTTTCATACATGACTGGAAATAACTCATTAGTTGATGCATTGGCACCAAAAGCTCAGAAAGAAACCCTTGAATCATTCAGAGTTGGGGAG GTCAATCTGTTATTCTCAACTGATGTCATTGAGGAGGGAATCCATGTACCTGACTGTATGTTTGTTGTACGCTTTGATCTACCAAAAACAGTTCACAGTTATGTCCAGTCACGTGGACGAGCTTGTCAATTGGGCTCTCAATTTATTGTCATGCTTGAGAG GGGAAACATCAGACAAATGGATGACTTGTTTAACCTCATTAGGAGTGAATTCTCAATGAATAATACAGCGGTAAGCAGAGATCCTGATGCTTGTGTTAAAAAATCTTGTCTTCTGAAGGAAAAAGATACATATCTtatgaaggaaaaaaatatatatgtggtGGAGGCAACTGGAGCATCAGTTGCTGCAGATTCAAGTGTTAGCCTCTTACAGAGATATTGCGACAAACTCCCAGGAGACAA GTACTTCACTCCAAAGCCAATGTATCAGTACTTACTGGTTGGACAGTCATATCAATGTCAATTGACTTTACCTCCAACTGCAGCATTTCAAACTATGACTGGCCCTCTTTGTAGGAATACTCTTTTGTCCAAACAGCTTGTGTGCTTGGAAGCATGTAAAAAGCTGCATCAGATGGGGGCTCTCAGTGATCATCTTCTTCCTACCAGTGAAAAGCCTTCCCAAAGTAGTTCCCACCCAAATTGTAAAGCATTAGCATCAGGTGCAG GAACAACAAAGAGGAAAGAATTGCATGGAACCACCCGCATTCGTGCGCTGTCTGGGACTTGGGGAGACAAGCTTGATGGATTTGGTTTTTATGTGTATAAGATAGACTTTTCTTGTAAAACTGAGCAACTTTATTCCAGCTTTGTTCTTTTGCTCGAGTCAAAGCTAGATGATGATGTAGGAAATATTGAAGTGGACCTGTATCTAATCTCAAAGTTTGTCAAATCTACTGTTTCTGCATGTGGCCAAATTCATCTTGATACAGAACAG GTGGCAAAAGCAAAATGCTTCcaagaattatttttcaatggGTTATTTGGTAAATTGTTTATCAAATTGTCTGGAGAAAGGAAGTTACTCTTTCAGACACAGGAAACATTGTGGGACCCATCAAACATGTATTTGCTTTTACCCGTAGAGTTGTTAATCAATTGCTCTGAGCCCTGGAGAATAAATTGGGGAGGAATTGAATCTTGTGTTTCAGTGGTGGAATTTTTCAAGAAGCATGCTTGGATAAGTGCTGAACGGTCTGAAAGCAACAGGAAAAACATGTTAGTTCATAGACCTGATCCTGATGGAAGTGATGCAGAAAGCACAATTATCATCCATCTGGCAAATACATCAATTTCCTTAAATAATCTGAAGGATATTGTAGTTGTGGCCATCCATACCGGCAGAATTTATTCTATTATGGCAGCCGTTGATAATACATCAGCAGAAAGCCCTTTTGATGCCAATTCTGATGCTGAACCATCAAGTTATTCATCGTATGCTGATTATTTCAATAAAAA GTATGGAATTGTTTTAGTGCATCCTCAGCAGCCTTTGTTGCTGCTAAAGCAAAGTCATAGTTCACACAACCTTCTGGTGGATTTTAGAAATGAAG GCACTTCACGTGGAAAGAAATTTGATGGTGACAGTAGGATGGCTGTTGAAAAGCCACGATGCTATGCTCACATGCCACCAGAACTTCTAGACAGCATTGATGTCTCACATGATGTCTTAAGATCATTTTATTTGCTACCTTCCATACTGTACCGACTGGAGTCTCTGATGTTGGCAAGCCAGCTCCGAGAAGAGATTGCCCTGAATTCTCAAAACATACATATAGCAAGCTCGTTG ATTCTGGAGGCTCTTACAACTGTAAAATGTAATGAAAGCTTTTCCATGGAACGCTTGGAGTTGCTCGGAGATTCAGTGCTAAAATATGTTATGAGTTGCTACCTCTTTCTAAAACATCCCAAAAAACATGAAGGACAATTATCTGCTCAGCGTTCAAGGGCTGTGTGTAACTCCACCCTGCATAAATTGGGAACTGATTGCAAGTTGCAG AATTATATACGGGACAGTCCATTTGAACCACGTCGCTGGACTGCTCCGGGGCAGCATTCTATATGGCCTAATCATTGTGAACATGGGGTGGATACAATAGAAGTGCCTTTAGACGGAAAGTTCATTACTGAAGACACTAAAGTAGTAGTTGGGAAGTGCTGTGATAGAGGTCACAGATGGATTGGATCAAAAACAATATCTGATTGTGTTGAAGCCCTAATAGGGGCATACTATGTTGATGGGGGATTGGGTGCTGCAATTGAGTTGATGAAATGGCTTCGGATTGATGCTGAACTTGAGCCTGCATTAGTAGATGAGGCCATTAAGGTTGCATCTCTTCATTCATATGACCCAAAAGCCAAAGACATTGGAATCCTGGAGATGAAGCTTGGTTATGAATTCAGAGTCAAGGGGCTGTTGCTAGAGGCCATTACGCATGCAACTGAACAAGAGCAAGATGCTAGTTTCTGTTACCAG AGGCTGGAATTTCTTGGCGATTCAGTGCTGGACATACTTATAACTCGGCACCTTTATCAAACTCACTCAGACATTGACCCTGGGGAATTGACAGATCTGCGTTCCGCCTCTGTGAATAATGATAGTTTTGCTCTTGCTGCTGTTAGACAGAAACTTCATCTGCATCTTCAACATTGCTCTGGATTCCTTGAAGATCAGATTTCGGCATATGCTAAGACTGTGTCTGATTCTTGCAACAGTACAAAGTCACTCCAAGTTACAAAAGCTCCTAAG GTACTGGGGGACTTGGTGGAAAGTATTGCTGGGGCAATACTGATTGACACCAAACTCAATCTGGATGAAGTCTGGAGGATATTTAAGCTGCTGCTTTCTCCTATTGTGACCCCTGATAAGCTTGAGCTCCCTCCACTTCGTGAACTAATTGAGTGGTGTGATTCTGTTGGTTACTTTCTAAAACAAATTTGTACAACAAAGGGTGATTTGGTGAAGGCAGAGCTTATCTTACAGCTAGAAGATAATCAGTTAGTTAAAGAGGGTTGTGGACCAAATAGAAAAATTGCTAAGGGTCAAGCAGCTCTTCTTCTGTTGAAGGACTTAGAG GAAAGAGGAATTCTGTCTAAAAGgcccaaagaagagaaagaatatGTTTCTTGTACATCTTTACCAAGCTCAGATGGTATCTGCTGTTTAAAAAATGAAGGTACTGATctaaaatttaatgaaaagcaGAAGATTATTCAGGTGAATCCAGGGCCAGAGAGTGGTGATCCACAGGGTTTTGATTCTGATAGGCTCAATATACCAG GCTTCTTAAAAGACGTGATAGGATTGGGTTAG